One Microvirga thermotolerans DNA window includes the following coding sequences:
- a CDS encoding HPr kinase/phosphorylase produces the protein MTAPLTARETVHAGCVMIGEAGILIRGAAGSGKSTLARELVRQARAEGLFARIVSDDRTRLEARHGRLVARPVASIAGYREIRGIGIVRAPFEAAAVVRLVIDLSESEPERHPEAGDGQVSLCGVMLRRIRAQTGAPLLDIALGSLSGLYDAVVTL, from the coding sequence ATGACCGCCCCCCTCACGGCGCGGGAGACGGTCCATGCCGGCTGCGTCATGATCGGCGAGGCGGGCATCCTGATCCGCGGCGCCGCCGGCTCCGGCAAGTCGACCCTGGCCCGCGAACTGGTCCGCCAGGCCCGGGCGGAGGGCCTCTTCGCCCGCATCGTCAGCGACGACAGGACCCGGCTGGAGGCGCGCCACGGCCGCCTGGTGGCGCGGCCGGTCGCCTCCATCGCCGGCTACCGGGAGATCCGCGGCATCGGCATCGTGCGGGCCCCCTTCGAGGCGGCCGCCGTGGTCCGGCTGGTGATCGACCTCTCGGAAAGCGAGCCCGAGCGCCATCCCGAAGCGGGGGACGGGCAGGTGAGCCTCTGCGGCGTCATGCTCCGTCGCATCCGCGCGCAGACTGGGGCACCCTTGCTCGATATCGCCCTCGGCAGCTTGAGCGGGCTCTACGACGCAGTCGTGACACTGTGA
- a CDS encoding PTS sugar transporter subunit IIA, which produces MIGMVLVTHGQLATEFKAALEHVVGPQEQLETITIGPDDDMETRRKDIMAAVCRVNTGQGVVVLTDMFGGTPSNLALSCMNGSSVEVVAGINLPMLIKLASVRDEESLTDAVTHAQEAGRKYINIASRVLTGK; this is translated from the coding sequence ATGATTGGCATGGTGCTCGTCACCCACGGGCAACTCGCGACGGAGTTCAAGGCCGCGCTGGAGCATGTTGTGGGGCCCCAGGAGCAGCTCGAAACGATCACGATCGGACCCGACGACGACATGGAGACGCGGCGCAAGGACATCATGGCCGCCGTCTGTCGCGTCAACACCGGCCAGGGGGTCGTCGTCCTCACCGACATGTTCGGCGGGACGCCGTCCAACCTCGCCCTGTCGTGCATGAACGGCAGTTCCGTCGAGGTGGTCGCCGGAATCAACCTGCCGATGCTCATCAAGCTCGCCAGCGTCCGCGACGAGGAATCGTTGACCGACGCCGTCACCCATGCTCAGGAAGCGGGGCGGAAATACATTAACATTGCCTCGCGCGTGCTGACCGGGAAATAG
- a CDS encoding HPr family phosphocarrier protein yields the protein MNRAAEEDSDCPPAPVPDGAQVRELRIVNRRGLHARASAKFVQTVERFDSDVTVTRCGETVGGRSIMGLLTLAAAQGTTITVTARGADATSCLQAIDDLVSGKFGEEE from the coding sequence ATGAATCGTGCCGCCGAAGAGGACAGCGACTGCCCGCCCGCTCCCGTCCCCGACGGCGCCCAGGTCCGGGAGCTGCGGATCGTCAACCGCCGCGGGCTCCACGCCCGCGCCTCGGCCAAGTTCGTCCAGACCGTGGAGCGGTTCGACTCCGACGTGACCGTCACCCGCTGCGGCGAGACCGTGGGCGGACGCTCGATCATGGGCCTGCTCACCCTCGCCGCCGCCCAGGGCACCACCATCACCGTCACCGCCAGGGGCGCGGACGCCACCTCCTGCCTCCAGGCCATCGACGACCTCGTCTCCGGCAAGTTCGGCGAGGAGGAGTGA
- the ahcY gene encoding adenosylhomocysteinase encodes MSQAAVKSAPEARDYIVKDISLADFGRKEISIAETEMPGLMAVREEYGPKQPLKGARIAGSLHMTIQTAVLIETLKALGADIRWVSCNIYSTQDHAAAAIAAAGIPVFAYKGETLKEYWDFTARLFDWHDGGMPNMILDDGGDATMLVHAGLRAEQGDTAFLDKPGSEEEEVFFALIERLLAEKPKGWFAELARSIKGVSEETTTGVHRLYMMEKEGKLLFPAINVNDSVTKSKFDNLYGCRESLVDGIRRGTDVMMAGKVAMVAGFGDVGKGSAASLRQAGCRVLVSEVDPICALQAAMEGYEVTTMEDAAPRADIFVTATGNKDVITIEHMRAMKDRAIVCNIGHFDNEIQVSALKNLKWTNIKPQVDEIEFPDGHRIILLSEGRLVNLGNAMGHPSFVMSASFTNQTLAQIELFTNPGKYERKVYTLPKHLDEKVASLHLEKIGVKLTKLRPDQAAYIGVSENGPFKPDHYRY; translated from the coding sequence ATGAGCCAAGCCGCCGTGAAAAGCGCCCCCGAGGCGCGCGACTACATCGTCAAGGACATCAGCCTGGCCGATTTCGGCCGCAAGGAGATCTCGATCGCGGAGACCGAGATGCCCGGCCTCATGGCCGTGCGCGAGGAATACGGCCCGAAGCAGCCCCTGAAGGGCGCCCGCATCGCCGGTTCGCTCCACATGACCATCCAGACCGCGGTGCTCATCGAGACCCTCAAGGCCCTCGGCGCCGACATCCGCTGGGTGTCCTGCAACATCTATTCCACCCAGGACCACGCCGCCGCCGCCATCGCCGCCGCGGGCATCCCGGTCTTCGCCTACAAGGGCGAGACCCTGAAGGAGTACTGGGACTTCACCGCCAGGCTCTTCGACTGGCACGACGGCGGCATGCCGAACATGATCCTGGACGACGGCGGCGACGCCACCATGCTCGTCCACGCGGGCCTGCGGGCCGAGCAGGGCGACACCGCCTTCCTCGACAAGCCCGGCTCCGAGGAGGAGGAGGTCTTCTTCGCCCTGATCGAGCGCCTGCTCGCCGAGAAGCCGAAGGGCTGGTTCGCCGAGCTCGCCAGGTCCATCAAGGGCGTCTCGGAGGAGACCACCACCGGCGTGCACCGCCTCTACATGATGGAGAAGGAGGGCAAGCTCCTCTTCCCGGCCATCAACGTGAACGACTCGGTGACGAAGTCGAAGTTCGACAACCTCTACGGCTGCCGCGAGTCCCTCGTCGACGGCATCCGCCGCGGCACGGACGTGATGATGGCCGGCAAGGTCGCCATGGTCGCGGGCTTCGGCGACGTGGGCAAGGGCTCGGCCGCCTCCCTCCGCCAGGCGGGCTGCCGCGTGCTCGTGTCGGAGGTCGACCCGATCTGCGCCCTTCAGGCCGCCATGGAAGGCTATGAGGTGACCACGATGGAGGACGCCGCCCCGCGCGCCGACATCTTCGTCACCGCCACCGGCAACAAGGACGTCATCACCATCGAGCACATGCGGGCGATGAAGGACCGGGCCATCGTCTGCAACATCGGCCACTTCGACAACGAGATCCAGGTCTCGGCCCTCAAGAACCTCAAGTGGACCAACATCAAGCCGCAGGTGGACGAGATCGAGTTCCCCGACGGGCACCGCATCATCCTGCTCTCGGAAGGCCGCCTGGTGAACCTCGGCAACGCCATGGGCCATCCGTCCTTCGTGATGTCGGCCTCCTTCACCAACCAGACGCTGGCGCAGATCGAGCTCTTCACCAATCCGGGCAAGTACGAGCGCAAGGTCTACACCCTGCCCAAGCACCTGGACGAGAAGGTCGCCTCCCTGCACCTGGAGAAGATCGGCGTGAAGCTCACCAAGCTGCGGCCCGACCAGGCCGCCTATATCGGCGTGTCCGAGAACGGCCCGTTCAAGCCGGACCACTACCGCTACTGA
- a CDS encoding sensor histidine kinase encodes MARHGERHGEGRKGSRKRALALLAGTLLTGAARPALAVELPLRLTGEAAAVLDRIRGWPLENAAYFGLFLGLVAVSTTTALLLVRERRRHARAERALRAELSALRGADDLASLFMGSERQLLVSWQGRDAEPRFEGDPSIVGDGAPAQRALAFGAWLAPADAATLDAALERLRQRGETFRLTARSLANCFVDVEGRTVGGRAILRLRDVTLDRAELLTVRADLAAAQDDLKAMSSLLDAIAHPLWIRDDGDRLIWANKAYLRAVEAADVADAAARSLDLLGQRTREESRRRRQTGAPFTARVTAVTAGQRSILDVAEHPTGSGSAGIAIDVSELESVRTDLQRQMDAHVRTLDQLPTAVAIFDASQQLIFSNAAYQQLWGLDGAFLASRPTDGEVLDRLHAARKLPEQADFRAWKNEILASYRAVDSQETWWHLPDRRTLRVVMNPNPQGGVTYLFDDVSEHIQLESQVTALTRVQSETLDTLKEGVAVFGSDGRLKLFNRAFAEMWNLPAELTADHPHVDAVIKACRQLAPQDEPWVDIRGAVAGLPDMRMGFSCRMERRDGLALDCAAQPLPDGATLVTFIDVTASVNVERALKERNEALEKASRLRDEFVHHVSYELRSPLTNVIGFAQLLGDETVGALNPRQRDYADHIMRSSAALLAILNDILDLASIDTGSLELTPELVDIRSTIEAAMRGLEDRLAEASLTVVIDAPEDIGSFVADGKRVRQILFNLLSNAVGFSAPGQSITVSARKSGGEVIFEVRDQGRGIPPEIKARVFDRFESHTLGTRHRGVGLGLSIVRSFVELHGGRIELASAPGVGTTVTCFFPNGRYESPSDGRPAPQAAAPMAAE; translated from the coding sequence ATGGCCCGGCACGGGGAGCGACACGGCGAAGGCAGGAAGGGATCGCGAAAGCGCGCCCTCGCGCTTCTTGCCGGAACGCTCCTGACCGGCGCGGCCCGGCCGGCGCTCGCCGTCGAGCTCCCGCTCCGGCTGACCGGCGAGGCGGCGGCCGTTCTCGACAGGATCCGCGGATGGCCCCTGGAGAATGCCGCCTATTTCGGCCTGTTCCTCGGCCTCGTCGCCGTTTCCACCACCACCGCCCTCCTGCTCGTCCGGGAGCGGAGGCGCCACGCCCGCGCGGAGCGGGCCCTGCGCGCCGAGCTTTCCGCCCTGCGCGGGGCGGACGATCTCGCAAGCCTCTTCATGGGCTCCGAGCGCCAGCTCCTGGTAAGCTGGCAGGGCCGCGACGCGGAGCCCCGCTTCGAGGGCGACCCCTCGATCGTCGGGGACGGCGCCCCCGCCCAGCGGGCCCTCGCCTTCGGAGCCTGGCTCGCCCCGGCCGACGCCGCCACCCTCGACGCCGCCCTGGAGCGGCTGCGGCAGCGGGGGGAAACCTTCCGGCTCACGGCCCGCAGCCTCGCCAACTGCTTCGTCGACGTGGAGGGGCGCACGGTGGGCGGCAGGGCGATCCTGCGCCTGCGCGACGTGACCCTCGACCGGGCCGAACTGCTGACGGTCCGCGCGGACCTCGCCGCCGCGCAGGACGACCTCAAGGCCATGTCGTCCCTCCTCGACGCCATCGCCCACCCGCTCTGGATCCGCGACGACGGCGACCGGCTGATCTGGGCCAACAAGGCCTATCTCAGGGCGGTCGAAGCCGCGGACGTGGCGGATGCGGCCGCCCGCTCCCTCGATCTGCTGGGGCAGCGCACCCGGGAGGAATCCCGCCGCCGGCGCCAGACCGGGGCGCCGTTCACGGCCCGCGTGACCGCCGTGACGGCCGGCCAGCGGTCCATTCTCGACGTGGCCGAGCACCCGACGGGAAGCGGCAGCGCGGGCATCGCCATCGACGTGTCGGAGCTCGAATCGGTCCGCACCGACCTGCAGCGGCAGATGGACGCCCACGTGCGCACCCTCGACCAGCTGCCGACCGCGGTGGCGATCTTCGACGCCTCGCAGCAGCTCATCTTCAGCAACGCCGCCTATCAGCAGCTCTGGGGGCTCGACGGCGCCTTCCTCGCCTCCCGCCCCACCGACGGAGAGGTGCTCGACCGGCTCCACGCGGCGCGCAAGCTGCCGGAGCAGGCGGATTTCCGCGCCTGGAAGAACGAGATCCTGGCGAGCTACCGCGCCGTCGATTCGCAGGAGACCTGGTGGCACCTGCCGGACCGGCGGACGCTGCGCGTCGTCATGAACCCGAACCCGCAGGGCGGCGTGACCTATCTCTTCGACGACGTGAGCGAGCACATCCAGCTCGAATCGCAGGTGACGGCGCTCACCCGCGTGCAGAGCGAGACCCTCGACACCCTCAAGGAGGGCGTCGCCGTGTTCGGCTCGGACGGGCGGCTCAAGCTGTTCAACCGCGCCTTCGCGGAGATGTGGAACCTGCCCGCCGAGCTGACCGCAGACCATCCGCACGTGGATGCGGTGATCAAGGCCTGCCGCCAGCTCGCGCCGCAGGACGAGCCGTGGGTCGACATCCGCGGCGCGGTCGCGGGGCTGCCCGACATGCGCATGGGCTTCAGCTGCCGGATGGAGCGGCGCGACGGCCTCGCCCTCGACTGCGCGGCGCAGCCCCTGCCGGACGGCGCCACGCTCGTCACCTTCATCGACGTGACGGCGAGCGTGAACGTGGAGCGCGCCCTCAAGGAGCGCAACGAGGCGCTGGAGAAGGCCTCGCGCCTGCGCGACGAGTTCGTGCACCACGTGTCCTACGAGCTGCGCTCCCCGCTCACCAACGTCATCGGCTTCGCGCAGCTTCTCGGCGACGAGACGGTCGGCGCGCTCAACCCGCGCCAGCGCGACTACGCGGATCACATCATGCGCTCCTCGGCGGCGCTGCTCGCGATCCTCAACGACATCCTCGATCTCGCCTCCATCGACACGGGCTCCCTTGAGCTCACGCCGGAGCTCGTCGACATCCGCTCCACCATCGAGGCGGCCATGCGCGGGCTCGAGGACCGGCTCGCGGAAGCCTCCCTCACGGTGGTCATCGACGCGCCGGAGGACATCGGCTCCTTCGTGGCGGACGGCAAGCGCGTCAGGCAGATCCTGTTCAACCTCCTCTCCAACGCGGTCGGCTTCTCCGCGCCGGGGCAGAGCATCACCGTCTCCGCCCGCAAGAGCGGCGGCGAGGTGATCTTCGAGGTGAGGGACCAGGGCCGCGGCATTCCGCCGGAGATCAAGGCGCGGGTCTTCGACCGCTTCGAGAGCCACACGCTCGGCACGCGCCACCGCGGCGTGGGGCTGGGCCTGTCGATCGTGCGCTCCTTCGTGGAGCTGCACGGCGGGCGGATCGAACTCGCCTCGGCGCCGGGCGTCGGCACTACGGTGACCTGCTTCTTCCCCAACGGGCGATACGAGTCGCCCTCCGACGGCCGGCCCGCCCCGCAGGCGGCGGCGCCCATGGCGGCCGAATAG
- the tsaE gene encoding tRNA (adenosine(37)-N6)-threonylcarbamoyltransferase complex ATPase subunit type 1 TsaE, with protein MTAQDEWHDPAWIVPLPDREATERLARLLIDELRPGDLVTLSGGLGAGKTTLARALVRGLAGDPELEVPSPTFTLVQSYEGAHHPIVHADFYRLGGGHELYELGWDEMTENAISLVEWPERADDALRAERLDIHLDFAPGGGAAGRIAVITGTGGFAARLRRLRAFHALVERSGWRDAIRVPMPADASVIRSYERLVKPDGETALLMISPPRPVGPPVRRGKPYTTIAKLAETVHAFVAVDKGLRSLGLSAPEIYGEDLETGLLILEDLGSEPVVDANGPIPERYAEAVRVLARLHGTALPEVLPVTDELDYALPPYDLEALLIEVELLPDWYVPHIIGSLLSGSARAEFVNLWTDTLSEILAGPATWTLRDYHSPNLIWMPEREGLQRVGIIDFQDAVLGSPAYDVASLLQDARATVPPELELKLIGLYARERRASDPQFDVAAFARAYAIMGAQRATKILGIFARLDRRDGKPHYLRHLPRIENYLARNLAHPALSRLRAWYEAYLPRILPHPPADGAPPAP; from the coding sequence ATGACCGCGCAAGACGAATGGCACGATCCCGCCTGGATCGTGCCGCTGCCCGACCGGGAGGCGACGGAGCGCCTCGCCCGCCTGCTGATCGACGAGCTGCGTCCCGGCGACCTCGTCACCCTGTCCGGCGGCCTCGGCGCGGGCAAGACGACCCTCGCCCGCGCCCTCGTGCGCGGCCTTGCGGGCGATCCCGAGCTGGAGGTCCCGAGCCCCACCTTCACCCTCGTGCAGTCCTACGAGGGGGCGCATCATCCGATCGTCCATGCGGATTTCTACCGCCTCGGCGGCGGCCACGAGCTCTACGAGCTCGGCTGGGACGAGATGACGGAGAACGCCATCTCCCTGGTGGAGTGGCCGGAGCGGGCCGACGACGCCCTGCGGGCGGAGCGCCTGGACATCCATCTCGATTTCGCTCCCGGCGGCGGCGCAGCGGGGCGCATCGCCGTCATCACCGGCACCGGCGGCTTCGCCGCGCGGCTGAGGCGGCTGAGAGCCTTCCACGCGCTCGTGGAGCGCAGCGGCTGGCGGGATGCGATCCGCGTGCCGATGCCGGCCGACGCCTCGGTGATCCGCTCCTACGAGCGGCTGGTGAAGCCCGACGGCGAGACCGCCCTTCTCATGATCTCGCCGCCGCGGCCGGTGGGGCCGCCCGTGCGCCGCGGCAAGCCCTACACCACCATCGCGAAGCTCGCCGAGACCGTCCACGCCTTCGTGGCGGTCGACAAGGGGCTGCGGTCCCTCGGCCTCAGCGCGCCCGAGATCTACGGGGAGGACCTGGAGACGGGCCTGCTCATCCTGGAGGATCTCGGCAGCGAGCCGGTGGTGGACGCCAACGGCCCGATCCCGGAGCGCTACGCGGAGGCGGTGCGGGTCCTCGCCCGCCTGCACGGCACCGCGCTGCCCGAGGTGCTGCCCGTCACGGACGAGCTGGACTACGCGCTCCCGCCCTACGACCTCGAGGCCCTGCTCATCGAGGTGGAGCTCCTGCCCGACTGGTACGTGCCGCACATCATCGGCAGCCTCCTCTCCGGCTCCGCGCGGGCGGAGTTCGTCAACCTGTGGACGGACACCCTGTCGGAGATCCTCGCCGGCCCCGCCACCTGGACCCTGCGCGACTACCATTCCCCGAACCTGATCTGGATGCCGGAGCGCGAGGGCCTGCAGCGCGTGGGCATCATCGACTTCCAGGACGCGGTGCTGGGCTCCCCCGCCTACGACGTGGCCTCCCTGCTCCAGGACGCCCGCGCCACCGTGCCGCCTGAGCTGGAGCTGAAGCTCATCGGACTCTATGCCCGCGAGCGCAGGGCGAGCGACCCGCAGTTCGACGTCGCCGCCTTCGCGCGGGCCTACGCGATCATGGGCGCGCAGCGCGCCACCAAGATCCTCGGCATCTTCGCCCGCCTCGACCGGCGGGACGGCAAGCCGCACTACCTGAGGCACCTGCCGCGGATCGAGAACTACCTCGCCCGCAACCTGGCCCATCCCGCCCTGTCGCGGCTTCGCGCCTGGTACGAGGCCTATCTGCCGCGCATCCTCCCGCACCCGCCCGCCGACGGCGCTCCCCCCGCTCCCTGA
- a CDS encoding nucleotidyltransferase family protein, with the protein MSDVSRAAPSTAIVLAAGLGKRMLPITATMPKPLVKVAGRTLIDFALDKLHEAGIGKVVVNVHHFADMLEAHLRTREAPRIVISDERAAVLETGGGVKKALPLLGNAPFVTFNSDSLWIEGDTPNLTRLLAAWDPDRMDVLMLVAPLSTSIGYEGRGDFSMDPDGRLHRRKGDETVPFVYAGVAVVKPELAAGTPGGPFSANVFYDRAAARGRLHGLRLEGQWLHVGEPQAIAEAEECLAACTR; encoded by the coding sequence TTGTCCGACGTTTCCCGCGCCGCTCCCTCCACCGCCATCGTCCTCGCCGCCGGGCTCGGCAAGCGCATGCTGCCGATCACCGCGACGATGCCGAAGCCCCTCGTCAAGGTCGCCGGGCGCACGCTGATCGACTTCGCCCTCGACAAGCTCCACGAGGCGGGCATCGGCAAGGTCGTGGTGAACGTGCACCACTTCGCCGACATGCTGGAGGCGCACCTGCGCACCCGCGAGGCGCCGCGCATCGTCATCTCCGACGAGCGCGCGGCGGTGCTCGAAACCGGCGGCGGCGTGAAGAAGGCGCTGCCCCTCCTCGGGAATGCGCCCTTCGTCACCTTCAATTCCGACTCGCTCTGGATCGAGGGCGACACGCCGAATCTGACCCGGCTCCTGGCGGCCTGGGACCCGGACAGGATGGACGTGCTGATGCTCGTCGCGCCGTTATCCACAAGCATTGGGTATGAGGGACGCGGCGATTTCAGCATGGATCCGGACGGGCGCCTGCACCGCAGGAAGGGCGACGAGACGGTGCCTTTCGTCTACGCGGGCGTTGCCGTCGTGAAGCCGGAACTCGCCGCCGGCACGCCCGGCGGGCCGTTCTCGGCGAACGTCTTCTACGACCGCGCCGCCGCGAGAGGCCGCCTCCACGGCTTGCGTCTCGAGGGGCAATGGCTGCATGTTGGTGAGCCTCAAGCCATTGCCGAGGCGGAAGAGTGCCTTGCCGCCTGCACGCGGTGA